The following are from one region of the Bacillus sp. (in: firmicutes) genome:
- a CDS encoding DeoR family transcriptional regulator, with product MNPTSRMLNRIKSVYLFINEKGSVSTQELVEEFGTTSRTIQRDLNVLTFNNLVMSPSRGIWTTTEKKVKIS from the coding sequence TTGAATCCGACTTCCCGAATGCTTAACCGCATTAAGTCAGTCTACTTATTTATTAATGAAAAAGGCTCTGTTTCAACACAAGAGCTTGTTGAAGAATTTGGCACGACATCTCGGACAATTCAAAGAGATTTAAATGTCCTAACCTTCAATAATTTAGTAATGAGTCCGAGTCGTGGCATCTGGACAACAACCGAAAAGAAAGTAAAGATATCATAA
- a CDS encoding lysogenization regulator HflD, whose product MSYYYDYERQYGFPSGFPSSGFPTSGGFPSGGFPSGGGNVNRRLEQLENQLQRNTERLNRLNRRLQRVERQFGITQEQW is encoded by the coding sequence ATGAGCTATTATTATGACTATGAGCGACAATATGGCTTCCCTAGCGGATTCCCTAGCAGTGGATTTCCTACAAGTGGGGGATTTCCCAGTGGAGGATTTCCTAGCGGTGGAGGGAACGTAAATCGGCGCTTAGAGCAACTTGAAAATCAACTACAGCGCAATACAGAACGTCTTAACAGATTAAACCGCCGCCTACAGCGGGTTGAACGACAATTCGGTATTACCCAAGAACAGTGGTAA
- a CDS encoding rRNA pseudouridine synthase has translation MRIDKLLANAGFGSRKEVKKLLKTGAVQINDNVVKDPQTHLNPETDHVTVHGGIVAYKEFIYLMMNKPMGVISATEDQYDETVIDLLEMEDQIYEPFPVGRLDKDTVGLLLLTNDGQLAHQLLSPKKHVPKTYYAKIAGIVTKDDITAFENGVTLDDGYKTKPAELVILSTDAAENRSEIELTITEGKFHQVKRMFEAVNKKVTFLMRIKMGPISLDESLKPGEYRELDDEEVEVLKLNK, from the coding sequence GTGAGAATTGATAAGCTGCTAGCGAATGCTGGCTTCGGAAGTAGGAAAGAGGTTAAGAAATTATTGAAGACAGGTGCGGTCCAAATAAACGATAACGTTGTAAAAGATCCTCAGACCCACCTCAATCCTGAAACAGATCATGTAACTGTTCACGGGGGAATCGTAGCATACAAAGAGTTTATTTATTTAATGATGAATAAACCTATGGGTGTTATTTCGGCAACAGAAGATCAATACGATGAAACGGTGATTGATTTACTTGAAATGGAAGATCAAATCTATGAGCCTTTTCCCGTGGGCCGCCTTGATAAAGATACGGTCGGTTTATTATTATTAACGAATGACGGTCAATTAGCACATCAGCTTTTATCGCCGAAAAAACATGTACCGAAAACATATTATGCGAAAATTGCTGGAATTGTAACTAAGGATGATATAACAGCATTTGAAAATGGCGTAACTCTTGATGACGGTTATAAAACAAAGCCAGCAGAGCTTGTTATATTGTCCACTGATGCTGCTGAAAATCGCTCGGAAATTGAATTAACAATAACAGAGGGGAAATTTCATCAAGTGAAGCGAATGTTTGAGGCTGTGAATAAAAAGGTTACTTTTTTAATGCGAATAAAAATGGGGCCGATATCACTTGATGAATCGTTAAAACCAGGCGAATACCGGGAGCTTGATGATGAGGAAGTTGAAGTGTTAAAGCTCAATAAATAA